The Lactobacillus sp. CBA3605 genome contains a region encoding:
- the nrdI gene encoding class Ib ribonucleoside-diphosphate reductase assembly flavoprotein NrdI, with protein MSETTINIIYLSIEGNTRSFVTRMQDYAKTQHAADENNPLITLKEITEQSDFAIETKPYFAFVPTYLDGGNGIDNGVKELMTNVLGEYLNYDQNANQCLGVVGSGNRNFNDQYCLTARRYAEQLDTDFIADYELRGTSVDTERVYNVMKERLQALTD; from the coding sequence GTGAGCGAAACAACCATTAATATCATTTATCTTTCCATTGAAGGTAATACCCGTTCATTTGTAACTCGGATGCAAGACTACGCTAAGACTCAACACGCTGCAGATGAAAATAATCCGTTAATTACATTAAAAGAAATTACGGAACAATCTGACTTTGCAATTGAAACAAAACCTTACTTCGCCTTTGTTCCAACCTACTTAGATGGTGGTAACGGTATTGATAACGGGGTCAAAGAATTAATGACCAACGTTTTAGGTGAATACCTCAATTACGATCAAAATGCCAACCAATGCCTCGGCGTGGTCGGTAGTGGTAACCGTAACTTTAATGATCAATACTGTTTAACTGCACGCCGTTACGCTGAACAATTAGACACCGACTTCATTGCCGATTACGAATTACGCGGCACCTCAGTGGATACTGAACGTGTTTATAACGTTATGAAAGAACGGCTACAAGCTTTAACTGATTAA